Proteins encoded in a region of the Gaiellales bacterium genome:
- a CDS encoding aldehyde dehydrogenase family protein translates to MSATDTRAKDCRHLIGGKWVDAAAGGTFADLDPYTGDVVANVAAGDREDARRAVEAADAAFAEWSQAGPGQRQAVFLKAADILESRRDEVVEWLARETGCSFGFGMFQMGFVPGLFRQAAGAAYAPLGQVLPSDMPGAFAMGIRRPVGVVGAISPWNAALILSARAIAAPIVFGNSVVLSPSEESPYVGGLLWGEIFAEAGLPDGVLNIVTHDRAGAPAVGEELVENPRVRRINFTGSTATGRKLAEAAGRHLKRVVLELGGQNPLIVLADADVEYAVNATTFGAYLHQGQICMSARRIIVERPIAEKFTAALAEKVAGLGVGDPREHTTIIGPLINPAALETVSRRVDDVVKAGAKVLAGGSAEGACYRATLLADVPRDSEFAQVETFGPVAAIEVVESADEAVAAANATSYGLASGVITTDPDRGLAIAGRLQAGIVHVNDQPVHDEPQMPFGGVKDSGWGRFGGTFAMDEFTEMQWVTVQSGTRPFPF, encoded by the coding sequence ATGAGCGCAACCGACACCCGCGCCAAGGACTGCCGCCACCTGATCGGCGGGAAGTGGGTGGATGCCGCCGCGGGCGGGACGTTCGCCGACCTCGATCCGTACACCGGCGATGTGGTCGCGAACGTCGCGGCCGGCGACCGCGAGGACGCCCGCCGCGCCGTCGAGGCCGCGGACGCCGCGTTCGCGGAGTGGTCGCAGGCCGGGCCCGGGCAGCGCCAGGCCGTGTTCCTGAAGGCCGCCGACATCCTCGAGTCGCGCCGCGACGAGGTGGTGGAGTGGCTGGCCAGGGAGACGGGCTGCAGCTTCGGCTTCGGCATGTTCCAGATGGGCTTCGTGCCGGGCCTCTTCCGCCAGGCCGCCGGGGCGGCGTACGCGCCGCTCGGCCAGGTGCTCCCGTCGGACATGCCCGGCGCATTCGCGATGGGCATCCGTCGCCCGGTCGGCGTCGTCGGGGCAATCTCGCCCTGGAACGCCGCGCTGATCCTTTCGGCGCGCGCGATCGCCGCGCCGATCGTTTTCGGGAACAGCGTGGTCCTGTCTCCGTCCGAGGAGTCGCCGTACGTCGGCGGCCTCCTGTGGGGCGAGATCTTCGCCGAGGCAGGGCTGCCCGACGGCGTACTCAACATCGTCACCCACGACCGCGCCGGCGCGCCCGCCGTAGGCGAGGAGCTCGTCGAGAACCCGCGCGTGCGCCGCATCAATTTCACCGGGTCGACCGCCACCGGCCGCAAGCTGGCCGAGGCCGCCGGCCGCCACCTGAAGCGGGTCGTGCTCGAGCTGGGCGGCCAGAACCCGTTGATCGTGCTCGCCGACGCCGACGTCGAGTACGCGGTGAACGCCACCACGTTCGGCGCCTACCTGCACCAGGGCCAGATCTGCATGTCGGCTCGCCGGATCATCGTGGAGCGGCCGATCGCCGAGAAGTTCACCGCGGCCCTGGCCGAGAAGGTCGCCGGCCTCGGCGTGGGCGACCCGCGCGAGCACACCACCATCATCGGGCCGCTGATCAACCCGGCCGCGCTCGAGACCGTCAGCCGCCGAGTCGACGACGTCGTCAAGGCGGGCGCGAAGGTGCTCGCCGGCGGCAGCGCCGAGGGCGCCTGCTACCGGGCCACGCTGCTCGCGGACGTGCCCCGCGACAGCGAGTTCGCCCAGGTCGAGACGTTCGGGCCGGTGGCCGCGATCGAGGTGGTCGAGAGCGCCGACGAGGCGGTCGCCGCGGCCAACGCCACCAGCTACGGGCTCGCGTCCGGCGTGATCACGACCGACCCCGACCGCGGGCTCGCGATCGCCGGCCGGCTCCAGGCGGGCATCGTCCACGTCAACGACCAGCCCGTGCACGACGAGCCGCAGATGCCGTTCGGCGGTGTCAAGGACAGCGGCTGGGGCCGGTTCGGCGGCACGTTCGCGATGGACGAGTTCACCGAGATGCAGTGGGTGACCGTCCAGAGCGGCACGCGCCCCTTCCCGTTCTGA
- a CDS encoding CoA-transferase has product MAQIVTLEEGIAQLVSDGDTVALEGFTHLIPHAAGHELIRQGRRGLTLIRLTPDVIYDQLIGAGCAAKLVFSWGGNPGVGSLHRLREAVEHGWPEPLELEEHSHAGMAAAYAAGAANLPFAVLRGYAGTDLPGHTTVKWVDCPFTGERLAAVRALRPDVGIVHAQRADRQGNVQLWGISGVQKEAVLASSRSLVTVEEIVDELEPVPGAIILPGWVVTAVAAAPGGAHPSYVHGYYERDNAFYVRWDAISRDREAFGEWIREHVLEAAG; this is encoded by the coding sequence GTGGCCCAGATCGTCACGCTGGAGGAGGGGATCGCCCAGCTGGTCTCGGACGGCGACACGGTCGCGCTCGAGGGCTTCACCCACCTGATCCCGCACGCGGCCGGCCACGAGCTGATCCGCCAGGGCCGCCGCGGCCTCACGCTGATCCGGCTCACTCCCGACGTGATCTACGACCAGCTGATCGGCGCAGGGTGTGCGGCGAAGCTCGTCTTCTCGTGGGGCGGAAACCCCGGCGTGGGCTCGCTGCACCGGCTCCGCGAGGCGGTCGAGCACGGCTGGCCGGAGCCGCTCGAGCTCGAGGAGCACTCCCACGCCGGCATGGCCGCGGCCTATGCCGCCGGGGCGGCCAACCTGCCGTTCGCGGTGCTGCGCGGCTACGCCGGCACCGACCTGCCCGGGCACACGACGGTGAAATGGGTGGACTGCCCGTTCACCGGCGAGCGGCTGGCAGCGGTGCGGGCGCTGCGGCCCGACGTCGGCATCGTCCACGCCCAGCGCGCCGACCGCCAGGGCAACGTCCAGCTGTGGGGGATCAGCGGCGTGCAGAAGGAGGCGGTGCTGGCCTCGTCCCGGTCGCTCGTCACGGTCGAGGAGATCGTGGACGAGCTCGAGCCGGTGCCCGGCGCGATCATCCTGCCCGGCTGGGTCGTGACCGCCGTCGCGGCGGCGCCGGGCGGCGCCCACCCGTCCTACGTCCACGGCTACTACGAGCGCGACAACGCCTTCTACGTGCGCTGGGACGCGATCAGCCGCGACCGCGAGGCGTTCGGCGAGTGGATTCGCGAGCACGTCCTGGAGGCGGCCGGGTGA
- a CDS encoding CoA-transferase, producing MSHTSEEMMAVAASRRLHDGTVCFVGIGLPSKAANLARATHAPGCVLIYESGTIGAKPLNLPLSIGDGELAETADAVVGVPEIFAYWLQAGRIDVGFLGAAQIDRHGNLNSTVIGDYDHPKVRLPGGGGAPEIAASCKETLVILKQSPRTFVERLDFRTSVGFGDGPGTREQLGLRGRGVTAVITDLGELEPDPETFELTLARVHPGVTAAQAVAATGWALRVRADLGQSTPPSERELEALRALRTADEREPAG from the coding sequence GTGAGCCACACGAGCGAGGAGATGATGGCGGTGGCCGCGTCCCGCCGGCTGCACGATGGGACCGTGTGCTTCGTCGGCATCGGCCTGCCCAGCAAGGCGGCGAACCTGGCCCGGGCCACGCACGCGCCCGGGTGCGTGCTGATCTACGAGAGCGGGACGATCGGCGCCAAGCCGCTCAACCTGCCTCTCTCGATCGGCGACGGCGAGCTGGCCGAGACCGCCGACGCCGTGGTCGGCGTGCCCGAGATCTTCGCCTACTGGCTCCAGGCCGGCCGGATCGACGTCGGCTTCCTGGGCGCCGCCCAGATCGACCGCCATGGCAACCTGAACAGCACCGTCATCGGCGATTACGACCACCCGAAGGTGCGGCTGCCGGGCGGAGGCGGGGCGCCCGAGATCGCGGCATCGTGCAAGGAGACGCTCGTGATCCTGAAGCAGTCGCCGCGCACGTTCGTCGAGCGGCTCGACTTCCGCACGTCGGTCGGCTTCGGCGACGGCCCCGGGACGCGCGAGCAGCTCGGCCTGCGCGGCCGTGGCGTGACGGCGGTCATCACCGATCTGGGCGAGCTCGAGCCCGACCCGGAGACCTTCGAGCTCACCCTGGCCCGGGTGCACCCCGGCGTCACGGCCGCCCAGGCCGTTGCCGCCACCGGGTGGGCGCTTCGAGTGCGCGCCGACCTCGGGCAGAGCACGCCGCCGAGCGAGCGCGAGCTGGAGGCGCTGCGCGCCCTGCGCACCGCCGACGAGCGGGAGCCCGCCGGGTGA
- the pcaH gene encoding protocatechuate 3,4-dioxygenase subunit beta, with translation MSPPPIERVRDDERESVDPRYLSPDYRATRLRAPDRPLILLPESMHDPAGPVYGESPLAETDSDLTRQHDGEPLGERIIVSGTVRDGSGRPVPGSLVEIWQANAAGRYIHQRDQHPAPLDPNFTGAGRVLTDSEGRYRFTTIKPGAYPWRNHENAWRPAHIHLSVFGRAFTERLVTQMYFPGDPLHSADPIFNSVRDPAARERMISRFDWQTTTEEWALGFRFDIVLGGRDATPLEA, from the coding sequence GTGAGCCCTCCGCCGATCGAGCGCGTGCGCGACGACGAGCGCGAAAGCGTCGACCCGCGCTACCTGTCCCCGGACTACCGCGCGACCCGCCTGCGGGCGCCGGACCGGCCGCTGATCCTCCTGCCGGAGTCCATGCACGACCCGGCCGGCCCCGTCTACGGCGAGAGTCCGCTGGCCGAGACCGACTCCGACCTCACCCGGCAGCACGACGGCGAGCCGCTCGGCGAGCGCATCATCGTCAGCGGGACGGTGCGGGACGGGAGCGGCCGGCCGGTGCCGGGTTCGCTGGTCGAGATCTGGCAGGCGAACGCCGCCGGCCGCTACATCCACCAGCGCGACCAGCACCCGGCCCCGCTCGACCCCAACTTCACCGGCGCGGGCCGCGTGCTCACCGACTCCGAGGGCCGCTACCGCTTCACGACGATCAAGCCCGGCGCCTACCCGTGGCGAAACCACGAGAACGCCTGGCGACCGGCCCACATCCACCTCTCGGTCTTCGGCCGCGCCTTCACCGAGCGGCTGGTGACGCAGATGTACTTCCCCGGCGACCCGCTTCACTCCGCCGACCCGATCTTCAACTCCGTCCGCGACCCGGCCGCCCGGGAGCGGATGATCTCGCGGTTCGACTGGCAGACGACGACCGAGGAGTGGGCGCTCGGCTTCCGTTTCGACATCGTCCTCGGCGGCCGCGACGCGACCCCCCTCGAGGCCTGA